GATCATTGAAAACCATCCCGGCTGTGTATAGGCAACCCGAACAGACCAACAGGAGAAAGCCCCGGATAATCAGTTCAGAATCGACCGGTAATGTGAACAGAGCGATCAGAAAGCCAACAGCAATATCCGCGAAGGAGGAGAAAACGTTGGGGAGGCGCAGCAATCGCGCATAGGGGAGCAGTTTCATATGTTCATATTAGCGACGCGACGACCCATGCGACGGAATGGGGATTTACACGGCGTCGCAAAAACCGATTACATCATTGGCAAAATCTTTTCCCGGGCAGTCTTGGCCGCTGTATCGGGATTTTCGACGTAGGGATAGAGTTCAATCGTCACCCAGCCGTCGTAGCCGATCTTTTTCAAACTTTGAATCACCGGTTTGAAGTCGATCACCCCTTCTCCCGGCACTAAATGATGGTGCTTTCGCGTGGCAGCGATGTCTTCGAGATGAACGTGCTTGAGATACTTGGCCAGCCGCTCCACGGTCGTGGCCGGGTCGTCACTCACGCAGTAGCTATGGCCAATGTCGAAGTTCAATCCAATGGCTGGGCTATCAATATGCTTCATGAATTCTTCGAACTGATCGGCGGTCTCAATCAGCAGTTCCGGTTCCGGTTCCACCAGCAAGAGCACGCCTTCCTTCTCCGCATGCTCGGCCACCGGCTTAATCATTTCAATGAACAATTTTAAAGCCGACTGCCAGGATTGCCCTTTTTCCACCGGTCCGCCTGGTTCGGTCGTGATGCACTTCGCACCCAGCGCTTTGGCCAGTGTCAGAGCTCGCTTCGTATGCGTGATCCGGACCTGCCGATAGTTGCTGTCCATTTCAATCCAGGACGGGTACCAGTAAAGCTGTCGGGGGTCAGAGATCGCATGCATCATAAAGGAATTGATGTTCGAAATCTGCAGCCGATTTTTGGTCAAGTTGTCTTTGAGGGATTGGATCTGTTCGGGCAGGATGTAGGCCGGCCAGGCGTGCGGCACATCGGCCATAATCTCGATTCCCTCGTAGCCGAGTCCGGCCAGTCGGGAAGTCGCCTCAGCGAACGAAAATTTCAAATAGGCATTGGTGCTGAAAGCCAGCTTCATCGTGTCATACTCCGAGGTGATCCTTCAACATCTCAAATTGTTGAAAGAAATCGTGCTCCGTCACGCCGATGGGACTCTTGAAGAAACAGGCCAGATGTTTCAGAATCCCGACTTCGCCTTTCGATTGAGCATACAGCGATAGCCGAGCCAGATCCATAACCAGCGGCGCGGCCAGCATGGCATCGCATCCCTGCCAGGTGAACTGCATGGTCATTTTCGTTCCGAGGAACCCTTCGAAATGAATGTGGTCCCAGGCGGTCTTCCAATTCTGCATCGATTCAATGTATTCGATGCTGACATGCGTTTGCGGCTTATACCCGAGGATGCTCGAAACGCTGTGCTCTTTCGACTGCATTTTAGGCTGTTTATTGCGCGGATCGTCCAGCACATAGCCGTCGCCGCCGCCCAGAATGTTATGTCCCACCCAGCTGAGAACTTTGAAGTGGCGGGCGGCGAACATCGGCGCCAGGACAGTTTTCAGCAAAGTCTCGCCCGTTTTGGCGTCCTGACCGGCGTGCACGGTTTTGCGGACTTCCGCCAGTTCCGCCAGAGCCGGAATGCTCGCTCCCAGCGACGGAGTGAAATTCACATAGGCAAAACCGGCATCCAGAGCCGCATAGGCGTACAGGCTACTAGCCGGGAGTACCGCTTCGCCTTTGGCGAGAGCCTGATTCAAATCGGCCAGCCGAGCGTGGCAGTTTTGTGCGGGAAATTGCGTCTCCGTCGAAGAGACGTTGACAACGACGATCTGATCCAGCTGTTTTTTTTGCTTGAAGTCCCGCAGGTCTTCACCGATTTTCTGAATCGCCTGCAAAGGACTCGAAACCAATTGAATCCAGTTGTCTTGCCCCTGGGTTCGAATCCGCTCTTCGCAGGGTAACAACACGCCGGGGCGAATGTTACTCTGCCAGCTAACCAGATCCTCCTTACAGGCGTTGATCTGGGCGAGGGAGTAAAGCCCGGCCGCGGCATGCGTATCGGTCAGAATTTTGGTGAAGTCATCGGGGCGAAGATCGTGCCCGCCCAATTCGATTTCCTCGAAGTGAGCCAGGGGCAGCTTTTGGAACTCGGAAAGAGTCGTCACCATCCCGACCGGTGAAGCCAATCCGCGTTTCAGAGAAGCCAGACCTAAAGCCACGGTGGAGCCAATGCTGCCAAACGCGCCGATGAGCCACAGCCCCACACGCCGGGTTGCCATAATCGAAGCCTATATCCGAAAGAAAGGACCAGTGATCAGTGTATCTAATGGTAGGTACCAGACATTGTCGGAAAGTCTCGGGGATGGTCAAGTTAGATACGTAACTGCTACCATAATTGATACGACCGATTCTCAATGAGCTTACAAATGATGGAACTCGAACACGACCCCGCCTTCTGCAAAATCGAAGAAGCCCTCGAGGAATTGCGGGCGGGCCGGATGATCGTTCTCGTAGACGATGAACATCGCGAAAATGAAGGGGATTTGGTCATTGCGGCCGAAAATGTCACCCCGCAGAGCATCAATTTCATGATTCGCCATGCCTGCGGCCGGTTATGCCTGGCCATGTCGAAAGAGCTCTGCCAGAGGGTCGGGCTCGATCTGCTACCGGGTGTCAATCTCGATCCCTCGGCCACCCCGTTTACCCATAATTTCGATGCCCGTTACGGCATAACTACGGGAATTTCCGCCTTCGATCGCGCACAAAGCATACTGACAGCCATCGACGATAAATCCACTCCAGCCGATCTGGTGAAAGATAAAGGCCATATGGACGGCCTGATGGCCAAGGAAGGCGGCGTTCT
The genomic region above belongs to Telmatocola sphagniphila and contains:
- a CDS encoding sugar phosphate isomerase/epimerase family protein; translation: MKLAFSTNAYLKFSFAEATSRLAGLGYEGIEIMADVPHAWPAYILPEQIQSLKDNLTKNRLQISNINSFMMHAISDPRQLYWYPSWIEMDSNYRQVRITHTKRALTLAKALGAKCITTEPGGPVEKGQSWQSALKLFIEMIKPVAEHAEKEGVLLLVEPEPELLIETADQFEEFMKHIDSPAIGLNFDIGHSYCVSDDPATTVERLAKYLKHVHLEDIAATRKHHHLVPGEGVIDFKPVIQSLKKIGYDGWVTIELYPYVENPDTAAKTAREKILPMM
- a CDS encoding inositol-3-phosphate synthase; translated protein: MATRRVGLWLIGAFGSIGSTVALGLASLKRGLASPVGMVTTLSEFQKLPLAHFEEIELGGHDLRPDDFTKILTDTHAAAGLYSLAQINACKEDLVSWQSNIRPGVLLPCEERIRTQGQDNWIQLVSSPLQAIQKIGEDLRDFKQKKQLDQIVVVNVSSTETQFPAQNCHARLADLNQALAKGEAVLPASSLYAYAALDAGFAYVNFTPSLGASIPALAELAEVRKTVHAGQDAKTGETLLKTVLAPMFAARHFKVLSWVGHNILGGGDGYVLDDPRNKQPKMQSKEHSVSSILGYKPQTHVSIEYIESMQNWKTAWDHIHFEGFLGTKMTMQFTWQGCDAMLAAPLVMDLARLSLYAQSKGEVGILKHLACFFKSPIGVTEHDFFQQFEMLKDHLGV